One genomic window of Arachis stenosperma cultivar V10309 chromosome 10, arast.V10309.gnm1.PFL2, whole genome shotgun sequence includes the following:
- the LOC130956660 gene encoding protein SUPPRESSOR OF GENE SILENCING 3-like, with product MADGSADPFPELGKVYRVKSNRQNKKGANDIKFNSKQNADSRQPQNQPGGSAPRPWFPQNFGSNAWGNPNAPHKLVNQGSDKSAGFNSSKVVDKSNSQKNMACGNGVSCEISDEETVESESEIVFDSDDELSLDGNDEDTLEISHEGCKKSKWFRNFFDKLDRMTTEQINSQEMSLHCPACQGGVGAIDWYQGLQPLLIHSRTIQSRRARLHRVFADTLEEECNRKRIPLRAANEAYGKWEGLDKKVKDHEIVWPPMVVIMNTRHEQDENNKWYGMGNQELLDCFSNYAAQKARHSYGPQGHRGMSMLIFDASPAGYLEAVRLHKHFKEQGRDKEAWNRCQNPIVPGGKRQLYGYLASREDMDIFNWHCAGKSKLKFEMRSYQGTIESKIKHINDDSRLLGYFKDKIAKEQLKSKVLEESLSRMTGKLRITMEENRVMRERVKEHHQESTEEMDAQEIFFKQQLQIIEQAIVSKEDDYDVLQQARLEKGVEENIHSVEKVIGFLSVEESRMKQFGEVRINIAKIYHQKMMALRKKQFEEQLELVKDLENELTQLLDNASAISQEENSQK from the exons ATGGCTGATGGTAGTGCTGATCCTTTTCCAGAGTTGGGAAAAGTGTATAGAGTGAAATCTAATCGACAGAACAAGAAAGGAGCTAACGATATCAAATTCAATTCTAAACAAAATGCTGACTCTAGGCAGCCACAGAACCAACCCGGTGGAAGTGCTCCAAGACCTTGGTTTCCTCAGAATTTTGGTTCAAATGCATGGGGAAATCCAAATGCACCTCACAAATTGGTGAACCAGGGCAGTGACAAATCAGCAGGTTTTAACAGCAGCAAAGTGGTGGACAAGAGCAATTCCCAAAAGAACATGGCATGTGGAAATGGAGTTTCTTGTGAAATAAGTGATGAAGAAACCGTTGAAAGTGAGTCTGAAATTGTGTTTGATAGTGATGATGAGCTTTCTTTAGATGGCAACGATGAAGATACTCTCGAGATAAGCCATGAAGGGTGCAAGAAAAGCAAGTGGTTCAGAAATTTCTTTGACAAATTAGATAGAATGACCACTGAACAAATCAATTCACAAGAGATGTCATTGCATTGCCCTGCATGCCAAGGGGGTGTTGGGGCTATTGATTGGTACCAAGGGCTACAGCCCCTTCTGATTCATTCAAGGACAATACAATCAAGGAGGGCAAGGCTGCACCGAGTGTTTGCCGACACTTTGGAGGAGGAGTGCAACAGGAAAAGAATTCCATTGAGGGCAGCTAACGAAGCTTATGGTAAATGGGAGGGCCTTGATAAGAAAGTAAAGGATCATGAAATAGTTTGGCCTCCAATGGTTGTCATAATGAATACAAGACATGAGCAAGATGAAAACAATAAG TGGTATGGAATGGGGAATCAAGAGCTCCTTGATTGCTTCAGTAACTATGCTGCACAAAAGGCTAGGCACTCATATGGTCCACAAGGACACCGGGGGATGAGTATGTTGATTTTTGATGCATCACCAGCAGGTTATTTAGAAGCTGTGCGCCTCCACAAGCATTTCAAAGAGCAGGGAAGAGACAAGGAGGCATGGAATCGATGTCAGAATCCAATTGTTCCAGGTGGGAAGCGCCAACTTTATGGCTACTTGGCTTCTAGAGAAGATATGGATATTTTCAACTGGCACTGTGCAG GAAAGTCAAAATTGAAGTTTGAAATGAGATCATACCAAGGCACGATAGAGAGCAAGATAAAGCATATAAATGATGATAGTCGATTGCTTGGATATTTTAAGGATAAGATAGCTAAAGAACAATTGAAATCAAAAGTTCTTGAAGAGTCTTTATCTAGAATGACTGGAAAATTACGCATCACAATGGAAGAAAACCGTGTTATGAGGGAGCGTGTTAAAGAACATCATCAAGAGAGCACAGAGGAG ATGGATGCACAAGAGATATTTTTCAAACAGCAACTCCAAATCATAGAGCAAGCTATAGTTTCAAAAGAAGATGACTATGACGTTTTGCAGCAAGCAAGGCTAGAAAAAGGGGTAGAGGAAAACATACATAG TGTTGAGAAAGTCATTGGTTTCCTAAGTGTTGAAGAGAGCAGGATGAAGCAATTTGGGGAGGTGAGAATTAATATTGCAAAAATTTATCATCAGAAGATGATGGCTCTGAGGAAGAAGCAGTTCGAGGAGCAGCTTGAACTTGTGAAGGATTTGGAAAATGAACTGACTCAACTTTTGGACAATGCTTCAGCCATTTCTCAAGAAGAAAACTCTCAGAAATGA
- the LOC130954800 gene encoding sterol 3-beta-glucosyltransferase UGT80B1 isoform X3, with the protein MERTKPKAVFMAFGTKGDVYPLSAIAAAFACDQKQYEVILITHSAHQSLSSHLAEKHVEYCPVSSPPVLSAEQNNDLEGKEDLSFSLQKKKITRDHRQECYSLIERIFGDGSALDGWSLAESFCVRCVVAAPYVVPYSAPATFESQFQRELPLLYRYLTESPSGKVCWQDVIHWMWPLFTENWGLWRNDNLHLSSCPFTDPVTGIPTWHQRPQSPLVMYGFSKEVVECPAYWPPKVRVCGFWFPPIEWQFTCKRCQEISVYFSSGGQYAKDDLCPSHLELHNFIKTNPVFVGLSSIGSMGFLKDPHAFLSVLQTVLNTTRYRFILFTAGYEPLELIVHKLAAEESSDQKKWNEDCVCLCDGQLFCFFGSLPYSWLFKNCAAVIHHGGSGTTAAALQAGTPQVVCPFMLDQFYWAERMHWLGVSPEPLSRNHLVPDKNDETSVQEAAHVLSKAIHDALSSRVKARAAEISERISLEDGVSEAVKCLKEELGIN; encoded by the exons ATGGAGAGAACGAAACCGAAAGCAGTGTTCATGGCTTTCGGAACCAAAGGCGACGTGTACCCTCTTTCT GCCATTGCTGCAGCTTTTGCTTGTGACCAGAAGCAGTATGAAGTCATTCTAATAACTCATTCCGCACACCAG AGCTTAAGTTCTCACTTGGCTGAAAAGCATGTCGAATATTGCCCAGTTTCATCTCCTCCGGTTCTTTCTGCTGAGCAGAATAATGATTTGGAAG GGAAGGAAGATTTATCCTTTTCCttgcaaaaaaagaaaattacacgAGATCATCGACAAGAATGCTATTCTTTAATTGAGAGGATATTTGGAGATGGCTCTGCCTTGGATG GATGGAGCCTTGCAGAAAGTTTTTGTGTCCGTTGTGTTGTAGCTGCACCTTATGTGGTTCCATATAG TGCACCTGCAACATTTGAAAGCCAATTCCAACGAGAActtcctcttttgtatagaTATCTCACTGAATCTCCTTCTGGCAAG GTTTGCTGGCAGGATGTTATTCACTGGATGTGGCCTCTTTTCACAGAAAATTGGGGATTGTGGAGAAATGACAACCTGCATCTGAGTTCATGTCCTTTTACA GATCCAGTGACAGGAATTCCGACTTGGCATCAAAGGCCACAATCTCCTCTAGTAAT GTATGGGTTCAGTAAAGAAGTTGTTGAATGCCCTG CATACTGGCCACCGAAAGTACGGGTTTGTGGATTTTGGTTTCCACCTATTGAATGGCAGTTTACATGTAAGAGATGCCAAGAAATTTCAGTATATTTTTCATCTGGAGGCCAATATGCTAAAGACGACTTATGTCCGAGCCATTTGGAGTTGCATAATTTTATAAAGACTAATCCAGTTTTTGTTGGGTTGAGTTCCATTGGGAG CATGGGTTTTTTGAAAGACCCCCATGCATTTCTTTCTGTTCTTCAGACTGTCCTGAACACTACAAGGTACAGATTTATTCTCTTTACAGCTGGCTATGAACCTTTAGAATTGATTGTTCATAAGCTTGCTGCTGAAGAATCATCTGACCAGAAAAAATGGAATGAAGATTGTGTTTGTCTTTGTGATGGACAACTCTTTTGCTTTTTTGG TTCCCTACCCTATAGTTGGCTCTTCAAAAACTGTGCTGCTGTGATTCATCATGGAGGCAG TGGAACTACTGCTGCTGCATTACAAGCAGGCACGCCTCAG GTTGTGTGCCCTTTCATGCTAGATCAGTTCTACTGGGCCGAGAGAATGCACTGGCTTGGCGTTTCGCCAGAACCGCTCAGTAGAAACCATTTGGTTCCTGATAAAAATGATGAAACAAGTGTACAGGAAGCTGCACATGTGCTATCAAAGGCAATACATGATGCATTATCATCAAGAGTCAAAGCAAGAGCTGCAGAAATCTCTGAAAGAATATCACTTGAG GACGGTGTATCAGAAGCAGTTAAGTGCCTTAAAGAAGAGCTTGGTATAAATTGA
- the LOC130954800 gene encoding sterol 3-beta-glucosyltransferase UGT80B1 isoform X2, with translation MERTKPKAVFMAFGTKGDVYPLSAIAAAFACDQKQYEVILITHSAHQSLSSHLAEKHVEYCPVSSPPVLSAEQNNDLEGKEDLSFSLQKKKITRDHRQECYSLIERIFGDGSALDGDVIEGWSLAESFCVRCVVAAPYVVPYSAPATFESQFQRELPLLYRYLTESPSGKVCWQDVIHWMWPLFTENWGLWRNDNLHLSSCPFTDPVTGIPTWHQRPQSPLVMYGFSKEVVECPAYWPPKVRVCGFWFPPIEWQFTCKRCQEISVYFSSGGQYAKDDLCPSHLELHNFIKTNPVFVGLSSIGSMGFLKDPHAFLSVLQTVLNTTRYRFILFTAGYEPLELIVHKLAAEESSDQKKWNEDCVCLCDGQLFCFFGSLPYSWLFKNCAAVIHHGGSGTTAAALQAGTPQVVCPFMLDQFYWAERMHWLGVSPEPLSRNHLVPDKNDETSVQEAAHVLSKAIHDALSSRVKARAAEISERISLEDGVSEAVKCLKEELGIN, from the exons ATGGAGAGAACGAAACCGAAAGCAGTGTTCATGGCTTTCGGAACCAAAGGCGACGTGTACCCTCTTTCT GCCATTGCTGCAGCTTTTGCTTGTGACCAGAAGCAGTATGAAGTCATTCTAATAACTCATTCCGCACACCAG AGCTTAAGTTCTCACTTGGCTGAAAAGCATGTCGAATATTGCCCAGTTTCATCTCCTCCGGTTCTTTCTGCTGAGCAGAATAATGATTTGGAAG GGAAGGAAGATTTATCCTTTTCCttgcaaaaaaagaaaattacacgAGATCATCGACAAGAATGCTATTCTTTAATTGAGAGGATATTTGGAGATGGCTCTGCCTTGGATGGTGACGTTATT GAAGGATGGAGCCTTGCAGAAAGTTTTTGTGTCCGTTGTGTTGTAGCTGCACCTTATGTGGTTCCATATAG TGCACCTGCAACATTTGAAAGCCAATTCCAACGAGAActtcctcttttgtatagaTATCTCACTGAATCTCCTTCTGGCAAG GTTTGCTGGCAGGATGTTATTCACTGGATGTGGCCTCTTTTCACAGAAAATTGGGGATTGTGGAGAAATGACAACCTGCATCTGAGTTCATGTCCTTTTACA GATCCAGTGACAGGAATTCCGACTTGGCATCAAAGGCCACAATCTCCTCTAGTAAT GTATGGGTTCAGTAAAGAAGTTGTTGAATGCCCTG CATACTGGCCACCGAAAGTACGGGTTTGTGGATTTTGGTTTCCACCTATTGAATGGCAGTTTACATGTAAGAGATGCCAAGAAATTTCAGTATATTTTTCATCTGGAGGCCAATATGCTAAAGACGACTTATGTCCGAGCCATTTGGAGTTGCATAATTTTATAAAGACTAATCCAGTTTTTGTTGGGTTGAGTTCCATTGGGAG CATGGGTTTTTTGAAAGACCCCCATGCATTTCTTTCTGTTCTTCAGACTGTCCTGAACACTACAAGGTACAGATTTATTCTCTTTACAGCTGGCTATGAACCTTTAGAATTGATTGTTCATAAGCTTGCTGCTGAAGAATCATCTGACCAGAAAAAATGGAATGAAGATTGTGTTTGTCTTTGTGATGGACAACTCTTTTGCTTTTTTGG TTCCCTACCCTATAGTTGGCTCTTCAAAAACTGTGCTGCTGTGATTCATCATGGAGGCAG TGGAACTACTGCTGCTGCATTACAAGCAGGCACGCCTCAG GTTGTGTGCCCTTTCATGCTAGATCAGTTCTACTGGGCCGAGAGAATGCACTGGCTTGGCGTTTCGCCAGAACCGCTCAGTAGAAACCATTTGGTTCCTGATAAAAATGATGAAACAAGTGTACAGGAAGCTGCACATGTGCTATCAAAGGCAATACATGATGCATTATCATCAAGAGTCAAAGCAAGAGCTGCAGAAATCTCTGAAAGAATATCACTTGAG GACGGTGTATCAGAAGCAGTTAAGTGCCTTAAAGAAGAGCTTGGTATAAATTGA
- the LOC130954800 gene encoding sterol 3-beta-glucosyltransferase UGT80B1 isoform X1 has protein sequence MERTKPKAVFMAFGTKGDVYPLSAIAAAFACDQKQYEVILITHSAHQSLSSHLAEKHVEYCPVSSPPVLSAEQNNDLEGKEDLSFSLQKKKITRDHRQECYSLIERIFGDGSALDGDVIVINFFALEGWSLAESFCVRCVVAAPYVVPYSAPATFESQFQRELPLLYRYLTESPSGKVCWQDVIHWMWPLFTENWGLWRNDNLHLSSCPFTDPVTGIPTWHQRPQSPLVMYGFSKEVVECPAYWPPKVRVCGFWFPPIEWQFTCKRCQEISVYFSSGGQYAKDDLCPSHLELHNFIKTNPVFVGLSSIGSMGFLKDPHAFLSVLQTVLNTTRYRFILFTAGYEPLELIVHKLAAEESSDQKKWNEDCVCLCDGQLFCFFGSLPYSWLFKNCAAVIHHGGSGTTAAALQAGTPQVVCPFMLDQFYWAERMHWLGVSPEPLSRNHLVPDKNDETSVQEAAHVLSKAIHDALSSRVKARAAEISERISLEDGVSEAVKCLKEELGIN, from the exons ATGGAGAGAACGAAACCGAAAGCAGTGTTCATGGCTTTCGGAACCAAAGGCGACGTGTACCCTCTTTCT GCCATTGCTGCAGCTTTTGCTTGTGACCAGAAGCAGTATGAAGTCATTCTAATAACTCATTCCGCACACCAG AGCTTAAGTTCTCACTTGGCTGAAAAGCATGTCGAATATTGCCCAGTTTCATCTCCTCCGGTTCTTTCTGCTGAGCAGAATAATGATTTGGAAG GGAAGGAAGATTTATCCTTTTCCttgcaaaaaaagaaaattacacgAGATCATCGACAAGAATGCTATTCTTTAATTGAGAGGATATTTGGAGATGGCTCTGCCTTGGATGGTGACGTTATTGTGATAAATTTTTTTGCTTTG GAAGGATGGAGCCTTGCAGAAAGTTTTTGTGTCCGTTGTGTTGTAGCTGCACCTTATGTGGTTCCATATAG TGCACCTGCAACATTTGAAAGCCAATTCCAACGAGAActtcctcttttgtatagaTATCTCACTGAATCTCCTTCTGGCAAG GTTTGCTGGCAGGATGTTATTCACTGGATGTGGCCTCTTTTCACAGAAAATTGGGGATTGTGGAGAAATGACAACCTGCATCTGAGTTCATGTCCTTTTACA GATCCAGTGACAGGAATTCCGACTTGGCATCAAAGGCCACAATCTCCTCTAGTAAT GTATGGGTTCAGTAAAGAAGTTGTTGAATGCCCTG CATACTGGCCACCGAAAGTACGGGTTTGTGGATTTTGGTTTCCACCTATTGAATGGCAGTTTACATGTAAGAGATGCCAAGAAATTTCAGTATATTTTTCATCTGGAGGCCAATATGCTAAAGACGACTTATGTCCGAGCCATTTGGAGTTGCATAATTTTATAAAGACTAATCCAGTTTTTGTTGGGTTGAGTTCCATTGGGAG CATGGGTTTTTTGAAAGACCCCCATGCATTTCTTTCTGTTCTTCAGACTGTCCTGAACACTACAAGGTACAGATTTATTCTCTTTACAGCTGGCTATGAACCTTTAGAATTGATTGTTCATAAGCTTGCTGCTGAAGAATCATCTGACCAGAAAAAATGGAATGAAGATTGTGTTTGTCTTTGTGATGGACAACTCTTTTGCTTTTTTGG TTCCCTACCCTATAGTTGGCTCTTCAAAAACTGTGCTGCTGTGATTCATCATGGAGGCAG TGGAACTACTGCTGCTGCATTACAAGCAGGCACGCCTCAG GTTGTGTGCCCTTTCATGCTAGATCAGTTCTACTGGGCCGAGAGAATGCACTGGCTTGGCGTTTCGCCAGAACCGCTCAGTAGAAACCATTTGGTTCCTGATAAAAATGATGAAACAAGTGTACAGGAAGCTGCACATGTGCTATCAAAGGCAATACATGATGCATTATCATCAAGAGTCAAAGCAAGAGCTGCAGAAATCTCTGAAAGAATATCACTTGAG GACGGTGTATCAGAAGCAGTTAAGTGCCTTAAAGAAGAGCTTGGTATAAATTGA
- the LOC130954800 gene encoding sterol 3-beta-glucosyltransferase UGT80B1 isoform X4: protein MERTKPKAVFMAFGTKGDVYPLSAIAAAFACDQKQYEVILITHSAHQEGWSLAESFCVRCVVAAPYVVPYSAPATFESQFQRELPLLYRYLTESPSGKVCWQDVIHWMWPLFTENWGLWRNDNLHLSSCPFTDPVTGIPTWHQRPQSPLVMYGFSKEVVECPAYWPPKVRVCGFWFPPIEWQFTCKRCQEISVYFSSGGQYAKDDLCPSHLELHNFIKTNPVFVGLSSIGSMGFLKDPHAFLSVLQTVLNTTRYRFILFTAGYEPLELIVHKLAAEESSDQKKWNEDCVCLCDGQLFCFFGSLPYSWLFKNCAAVIHHGGSGTTAAALQAGTPQVVCPFMLDQFYWAERMHWLGVSPEPLSRNHLVPDKNDETSVQEAAHVLSKAIHDALSSRVKARAAEISERISLEDGVSEAVKCLKEELGIN, encoded by the exons ATGGAGAGAACGAAACCGAAAGCAGTGTTCATGGCTTTCGGAACCAAAGGCGACGTGTACCCTCTTTCT GCCATTGCTGCAGCTTTTGCTTGTGACCAGAAGCAGTATGAAGTCATTCTAATAACTCATTCCGCACACCAG GAAGGATGGAGCCTTGCAGAAAGTTTTTGTGTCCGTTGTGTTGTAGCTGCACCTTATGTGGTTCCATATAG TGCACCTGCAACATTTGAAAGCCAATTCCAACGAGAActtcctcttttgtatagaTATCTCACTGAATCTCCTTCTGGCAAG GTTTGCTGGCAGGATGTTATTCACTGGATGTGGCCTCTTTTCACAGAAAATTGGGGATTGTGGAGAAATGACAACCTGCATCTGAGTTCATGTCCTTTTACA GATCCAGTGACAGGAATTCCGACTTGGCATCAAAGGCCACAATCTCCTCTAGTAAT GTATGGGTTCAGTAAAGAAGTTGTTGAATGCCCTG CATACTGGCCACCGAAAGTACGGGTTTGTGGATTTTGGTTTCCACCTATTGAATGGCAGTTTACATGTAAGAGATGCCAAGAAATTTCAGTATATTTTTCATCTGGAGGCCAATATGCTAAAGACGACTTATGTCCGAGCCATTTGGAGTTGCATAATTTTATAAAGACTAATCCAGTTTTTGTTGGGTTGAGTTCCATTGGGAG CATGGGTTTTTTGAAAGACCCCCATGCATTTCTTTCTGTTCTTCAGACTGTCCTGAACACTACAAGGTACAGATTTATTCTCTTTACAGCTGGCTATGAACCTTTAGAATTGATTGTTCATAAGCTTGCTGCTGAAGAATCATCTGACCAGAAAAAATGGAATGAAGATTGTGTTTGTCTTTGTGATGGACAACTCTTTTGCTTTTTTGG TTCCCTACCCTATAGTTGGCTCTTCAAAAACTGTGCTGCTGTGATTCATCATGGAGGCAG TGGAACTACTGCTGCTGCATTACAAGCAGGCACGCCTCAG GTTGTGTGCCCTTTCATGCTAGATCAGTTCTACTGGGCCGAGAGAATGCACTGGCTTGGCGTTTCGCCAGAACCGCTCAGTAGAAACCATTTGGTTCCTGATAAAAATGATGAAACAAGTGTACAGGAAGCTGCACATGTGCTATCAAAGGCAATACATGATGCATTATCATCAAGAGTCAAAGCAAGAGCTGCAGAAATCTCTGAAAGAATATCACTTGAG GACGGTGTATCAGAAGCAGTTAAGTGCCTTAAAGAAGAGCTTGGTATAAATTGA
- the LOC130954419 gene encoding uncharacterized protein LOC130954419 has product MNMAPTTLSYLLSPANLHRFPSPNPNPNFLHPRATTQFLTFASNSSPQNSTATPPPPPPPTPPPPEPSEKKSFAVSTGELFLGIATRLIKGSRGGSIVADSSSASVKEEEERIGAVVEDEIQPDVIWEQRVKDVEAERKRRVVTSPGFSFSAAGLLFPYHLGVAQFLIENGYIKETTPLAGSSAGAIVCAVIASGASMEEGLNATKILAADCRDRGTAFRLGAVLRDVLEKFLPDDVHLRSNGRVRVAVTQLLWRPRGLLVDQFDSKEDLINAVFTSSFIPGYLAPRPATRFRNRLCVDGGLTLFMPPTSATQTVRVCAFPASRLGLQGIGISPDCNPENVTSPRQLFNWALEPADDAILDRLFQLGYLDAAVWAKENPVEEIVQDGSPALGNSIAE; this is encoded by the exons ATGAACATGGCTCCTACTACACTCTCCTATCTTCTCTCACCTGCAAATCTTCACCGTTTCCCTTCcccaaaccctaaccctaatttccTCCATCCGCGTGCCACCACCCAATTCCTCACCTTCGCGTCCAATTCTTCACCGCAAAACTCCACCGCcactcctcctcctcctcctcctcccacTCCGCCTCCGCCGGAACCCTCCGAGAAGAAATCATTTGCGGTGTCCACCGGCGAGCTGTTCTTAGGTATCGCGACGCGCCTGATCAAGGGCAGCAGGGGAGGAAGCATCGTAGCGGATTCCTCTTCGGCTTCGGtgaaagaggaggaagagaggatTGGTGCGGTGGTGGAGGATGAGATCCAACCCGACGTCATTTGGGAGCAGAGAGTGAAGGACGTTGAAGCTGAGCGCAAACGCAGAGTCGTCACAAGCCCTGGCTTTAGTTTCTCTGCTGCTGGTCTTCTCTTCCCTTACCATCTTGGTGTTGCTCAATTCCTTATTGAAAATGGTTACATCaag GAAACTACTCCTTTAGCTGGTTCCTCTGCAGGAGCTATAGTATGTGCTGTGATTGCTTCTGGAGCTAGCATGGAAGAAGGCTTGAATGCTACTAAAATCTTGGCTGCCGATTGCCGCGACAGGGGGACTGCATTTCGACTTGGG GCTGTTCTACGGGACGTTCTTGAGAAATTTTTGCCAGATGATGTTCATCTCAGATCAAATGGGAGAGTTCGGG TTGCTGTGACACAGCTTCTTTGGAGACCCAGGGGTTTGCTGGTGGATCAGTTTGATTCTAAGGAAGATCTCATCAATGCAGTTTTTACTTCTTCCTTCATTCCAGG ATATCTTGCACCAAGGCCAGCAACAAGGTTTAGAAATCGACTATGCGTTGATGGGGGCTTGACATTGTTTATGCCACCAACATCTGCAACACAAACG GTTCGTGTTTGTGCTTTCCCAGCTAGCCGATTGGGATTGCAAGGGATAGGGATTAGTCCAGATTGCAATCCTGAAAATGTTACTAGCCCCCGACAG CTTTTCAATTGGGCTCTCGAGCCAGCAGATGATGCAATTCTTGATAGACTCTTTCAGCTTGGATATTTAGATGCTGCTGTCTGGGCGAAGGAAAACCCAGTCGAAGAAATAGTTCAAGATGGTAGTCCTGCGCTTGGAAATAGCATTGCAGAATAG
- the LOC130954921 gene encoding probable plastid-lipid-associated protein 4, chloroplastic isoform X1 has protein sequence MALSTTLSFKYIRIDSHNSIQQQPPYPLFSSSPQKLSSSSTYITLSDSGKWRNKVSFFQGFRSRGKRDVESLKKELLDTIEPLDRGAEASAEDQQRVDQIARKLEAVNPVMEPLKSDLLNGKWELLYTTSQSLLQTQRPKLLRPNGKIYQAINVDTLRAQNIETWPFFNRATANLVPLNSRRVLVKFDFFKIASLIPIKSPGSGRGQLEITYLDQDLRISRGNRGNLFILKMVDPSYRVPL, from the exons ATGGCTCTCTCTACTACTCTTTCCTTCAAATACATAAGAATCGATTCCCAtaattccatacaacaacagcCACCATATCCTCTTTTCTCATCTTCACCACAAAAATTGAGTAGTAGCAGTACCTACATCACACTATCTGATTCTGGAAAATGGAGGAACAAGGTTTCCTTCTTCCAAGGATTTCGGAGCAGAGGAAAAAGAGATGTTGAGAGCCTCAAGAAGGAGCTCCTTGACACAATTGAACCACTTGACCGAGGTGCAGAGGCTTCTGCTGAGGACCAACAACGTGTGGACCAG ATTGCTCGTAAACTTGAGGCCGTTAATCCTGTTATGGAACCTCTTAAATCTGATTTGCTAAATGGAAAATGGGAGCTTCTGTATACAACATCTCAATCTCTTCTGCAGACACAG AGACCTAAGTTGTTGCGACCAAATGGAAAGATATATCAGGCAATCAATGTGGATACCTTAAGAGCTCAAAATATAGAAACTTGGCCATTCTTCAACCGG GCCACTGCAAATTTAGTGCCACTAAACTCAAGAAGGGTGCTTGTTAAGTTTGATTTCTTCAAGATTGCTAGCCTG ATACCTATAAAATCACCAGGGAGTGGTCGTGGTCAGTTGGAAATTACTTATTTGGACCAAGATTTAAG AATATCAAGAGGCAATAGAGGTAACTTGTTCATCTTGAAAATGGTGGATCCATCCTATAGAGTTCCTCTTTGA
- the LOC130954921 gene encoding probable plastid-lipid-associated protein 4, chloroplastic isoform X2, with protein MALSTTLSFKYIRIDSHNSIQQQPPYPLFSSSPQKLSSSSTYITLSDSGKWRNKVSFFQGFRSRGKRDVESLKKELLDTIEPLDRGAEASAEDQQRVDQIARKLEAVNPVMEPLKSDLLNGKWELLYTTSQSLLQTQATANLVPLNSRRVLVKFDFFKIASLIPIKSPGSGRGQLEITYLDQDLRISRGNRGNLFILKMVDPSYRVPL; from the exons ATGGCTCTCTCTACTACTCTTTCCTTCAAATACATAAGAATCGATTCCCAtaattccatacaacaacagcCACCATATCCTCTTTTCTCATCTTCACCACAAAAATTGAGTAGTAGCAGTACCTACATCACACTATCTGATTCTGGAAAATGGAGGAACAAGGTTTCCTTCTTCCAAGGATTTCGGAGCAGAGGAAAAAGAGATGTTGAGAGCCTCAAGAAGGAGCTCCTTGACACAATTGAACCACTTGACCGAGGTGCAGAGGCTTCTGCTGAGGACCAACAACGTGTGGACCAG ATTGCTCGTAAACTTGAGGCCGTTAATCCTGTTATGGAACCTCTTAAATCTGATTTGCTAAATGGAAAATGGGAGCTTCTGTATACAACATCTCAATCTCTTCTGCAGACACAG GCCACTGCAAATTTAGTGCCACTAAACTCAAGAAGGGTGCTTGTTAAGTTTGATTTCTTCAAGATTGCTAGCCTG ATACCTATAAAATCACCAGGGAGTGGTCGTGGTCAGTTGGAAATTACTTATTTGGACCAAGATTTAAG AATATCAAGAGGCAATAGAGGTAACTTGTTCATCTTGAAAATGGTGGATCCATCCTATAGAGTTCCTCTTTGA